A single Candidatus Anaeroferrophillus wilburensis DNA region contains:
- a CDS encoding serine acetyltransferase — MNDVSTPEQCINRLEISGQYRQEIPAVVEQLVETCKSGECYEHLAPEPIPSREATIAIIHQTRKILFPGYFTRLRIDPVNIEYYLGQEVSTLHEMLTEQIILAVRHNCLRYHESCSQCEVRGHEAALAFVRELPQLRTMLAEDVRASMEGDPAAQSIDEVIFSYPGLFAITIYRLAHLLRHLDVPLLPRMMTEYAHSKTGIDINPGAHIGDYFFIDHGTGIVIGETTTIGSRVRIYQGVTLGALSLPKDAGISLRNQKRHPTIEDDVIIYSGATILGGETVIGARSVIGGNVWITQSVPPDTKVLLKNPELVHCTNDS, encoded by the coding sequence ATGAACGACGTTTCCACTCCGGAGCAGTGCATCAACCGGCTGGAGATCTCCGGCCAGTACCGTCAGGAGATCCCGGCGGTTGTCGAGCAGCTGGTGGAAACCTGCAAAAGCGGGGAGTGCTATGAACACCTGGCTCCGGAACCGATTCCTTCCCGCGAGGCGACCATCGCCATCATCCACCAAACCAGAAAAATCCTCTTCCCCGGCTATTTTACCCGCTTGCGGATCGACCCGGTCAATATCGAGTATTACCTTGGCCAGGAAGTATCCACCCTCCACGAGATGCTCACCGAGCAGATTATCCTGGCGGTACGGCACAACTGCCTCCGCTACCATGAATCGTGCAGTCAATGCGAGGTCCGCGGCCACGAAGCTGCCCTGGCCTTTGTCCGGGAGCTTCCCCAGCTGCGGACCATGCTGGCTGAAGATGTGCGGGCGTCCATGGAAGGCGACCCGGCGGCCCAGAGCATCGATGAAGTGATTTTCAGCTATCCGGGACTGTTTGCGATCACCATCTATCGTCTGGCCCACCTGCTGCGCCATCTTGACGTTCCCCTGCTGCCGCGGATGATGACTGAATATGCCCACAGCAAAACCGGCATCGACATCAATCCTGGTGCCCATATCGGCGACTATTTTTTCATCGACCACGGTACCGGCATCGTCATCGGCGAAACCACGACAATCGGCAGCCGGGTAAGAATCTACCAGGGGGTCACCCTGGGAGCCCTGTCACTGCCAAAAGATGCCGGCATCAGCCTGCGCAATCAGAAGCGCCACCCCACCATTGAAGACGATGTCATCATCTATTCAGGCGCCACCATCCTGGGAGGGGAGACGGTCATTGGTGCCCGCTCGGTCATTGGCGGCAACGTCTGGATCACCCAGTCCGTCCCTCCGGACACCAAGGTGCTGCTGAAAAATCCTGAGTTGGTTCACTGTACCAATGACAGCTGA
- the nifS gene encoding cysteine desulfurase NifS, which yields MTPVYVDNNATTQVAPEVLATMLPYFREYYGNPSSMHNFGGQVGPKVRQARQQVAELIGAAADEIIFTSCGSESDNTAIRSALSCYPERRHIVISRVEHPAIRSLGTTLAKQGYRVTEIPVDSRGHLDMARLQESLTPDTAIVSIMWANNETGVIFPIEEIAELVHRQGIMFHTDAVQAVGKIPINLRQTPIDMLSLSGHKLHAPKGTGALYVRKGTKFSPFLIGGHQERGRRAGTENVPGIIGLGRGCQLAADNLERENTFVRELRDHLEHELLRLVPNAVVNGDHDQRLPNTSNISFEFVEGESILLMLNEFNICASSGSACTSGSLEPSHVIRAMGVPFTMAHGSIRFSLSVYNTREEIDFIIDKLPPIIERLRLMSPFGNSGVKACTCQ from the coding sequence ATGACTCCGGTCTATGTCGACAACAACGCCACCACCCAGGTCGCCCCGGAAGTTTTGGCAACCATGCTGCCCTATTTTCGTGAATACTACGGCAACCCTTCCAGCATGCATAATTTTGGCGGCCAGGTTGGGCCAAAGGTTCGCCAGGCCCGACAGCAGGTGGCCGAGCTCATCGGCGCTGCAGCCGACGAAATCATCTTTACCAGCTGCGGCTCCGAAAGTGACAACACCGCCATTCGATCGGCCCTCTCCTGCTATCCTGAACGGCGCCACATCGTCATCAGCCGGGTGGAACACCCGGCTATCAGATCATTGGGTACCACCCTGGCCAAGCAGGGCTACCGAGTCACTGAAATACCGGTTGACAGCCGCGGGCACCTGGATATGGCGCGACTGCAGGAAAGCCTGACCCCTGATACAGCCATTGTTTCCATCATGTGGGCCAATAATGAAACCGGAGTGATCTTTCCCATCGAAGAGATTGCCGAGCTGGTTCATCGCCAGGGGATCATGTTCCATACCGATGCCGTCCAGGCGGTGGGTAAAATCCCCATCAACCTGCGCCAGACTCCCATTGACATGCTTTCCCTTTCCGGACACAAGCTCCATGCTCCCAAGGGAACCGGGGCCCTCTACGTTCGCAAGGGGACAAAGTTCTCCCCCTTCCTGATTGGCGGCCACCAGGAACGGGGCCGGCGGGCCGGAACCGAAAATGTTCCAGGCATTATCGGCCTGGGCAGGGGATGTCAGCTGGCGGCTGATAACCTTGAGCGGGAAAACACCTTCGTCAGGGAACTGCGTGATCACCTGGAGCATGAGCTCCTGCGCCTGGTTCCCAACGCGGTCGTCAATGGCGACCACGATCAGCGGCTGCCGAACACCAGCAATATCAGCTTCGAGTTTGTCGAGGGAGAGAGCATCCTGCTGATGCTTAATGAGTTCAATATCTGCGCCTCTTCAGGATCAGCCTGCACCTCCGGCTCGCTGGAACCATCCCATGTCATCCGCGCCATGGGGGTTCCTTTTACCATGGCCCACGGCTCCATCCGTTTTAGCCTCAGCGTCTACAATACCCGGGAAGAAATTGATTTCATCATTGACAAGCTGCCGCCGATTATTGAACGGTTACGCCTCATGTCACCTTTCGGCAATTCCGGGGTAAAAGCCTGCACCTGTCAATAA